One genomic window of Trichlorobacter lovleyi includes the following:
- a CDS encoding integron integrase, producing the protein MKTETNKPRLLDQVRNAMWLQRMSHSTISTYVDWIKRYIHHHKLRHPAEMGVVEVGQFLTHLVGGRQGVAASTQKQALCALVYLYKHVLKIDLGDISFLRSKRPARLPVVLSRDEVWKVLDNLQGPVWIMAAMMYGCGLRLMECCQLRVQDIDFDRRTVLVRAGKGDKDRYVPLPELVIAPLRQHLSRVAELHRQDLEDGWGAVDMPGAMAKKLPNAPWAYHWQWVFPAPTRYTEKATGIQRRWHLHESALQKQVKAAGTKARIGKRVYPHILRHSFATHWLEDADGAQDIVLPRLQRLLGHYKLETTMVYVHMITPSRVNSPLDRRPARIAA; encoded by the coding sequence ATGAAGACCGAAACCAACAAACCACGCTTACTGGACCAGGTGCGCAACGCAATGTGGCTCCAACGGATGAGCCACAGCACCATCAGCACCTATGTAGACTGGATCAAGAGGTACATCCATCACCACAAACTGCGGCACCCGGCAGAAATGGGCGTTGTAGAGGTAGGCCAATTCCTCACCCATCTGGTGGGAGGCCGTCAAGGCGTCGCTGCCAGCACCCAGAAGCAAGCCCTATGCGCCCTGGTCTACCTCTACAAGCATGTCCTCAAGATAGACCTGGGTGACATCTCGTTTTTGCGCTCAAAGCGCCCTGCCCGGCTGCCGGTAGTATTAAGCCGGGATGAAGTCTGGAAAGTGCTGGACAACCTGCAGGGCCCTGTCTGGATCATGGCCGCCATGATGTACGGCTGCGGCCTGCGTCTGATGGAATGCTGCCAGCTGCGGGTGCAAGACATTGACTTTGACCGCCGTACCGTGCTGGTCCGTGCCGGAAAGGGTGATAAAGACCGCTATGTTCCACTGCCTGAACTGGTCATTGCGCCACTGCGCCAGCACCTGTCACGGGTGGCAGAACTCCACCGGCAGGATCTTGAAGACGGCTGGGGCGCTGTTGATATGCCCGGCGCCATGGCAAAGAAACTGCCAAATGCCCCCTGGGCATATCACTGGCAATGGGTATTCCCCGCCCCTACCCGATACACCGAAAAAGCAACCGGCATTCAGCGCCGCTGGCACCTGCATGAATCAGCCCTGCAAAAACAGGTAAAAGCTGCCGGCACAAAAGCCAGAATCGGCAAACGGGTCTACCCTCACATCCTGCGGCACTCGTTTGCCACCCATTGGCTAGAAGATGCAGACGGTGCTCAGGACATCGTACTACCACGCCTGCAGCGGCTGCTGGGCCACTACAAACTTGAAACCACCATGGTCTATGTCCATATGATCACCCCCAGCCGGGTAAACAGCCCGCTTGATCGTAGACCGGCAAGGATAGCAGCATGA
- a CDS encoding DUF551 domain-containing protein, with protein MIDAIEAAARWEWMCGILAGEGCSDFAGSFPEIRQLMDLKNEVARLTDTLAAVMDTEWRDVGTLPKIDPDTCRSNDLLGCWPNGSMMVIYLDVCNGWMDSEGGEACVTMPTHWQPLPEPPKQPESV; from the coding sequence ATGATAGACGCGATAGAAGCGGCGGCACGGTGGGAGTGGATGTGTGGAATCTTGGCTGGAGAGGGATGCAGCGACTTTGCAGGGTCGTTCCCTGAAATCAGGCAACTCATGGATTTGAAAAACGAGGTAGCGAGATTGACCGACACTCTGGCCGCTGTGATGGATACTGAATGGCGAGATGTTGGCACGCTTCCAAAAATTGACCCCGACACATGCCGGAGTAATGACCTGCTCGGCTGCTGGCCGAACGGTTCAATGATGGTTATTTATCTGGATGTCTGCAACGGCTGGATGGATAGCGAAGGCGGGGAGGCGTGCGTTACGATGCCAACTCATTGGCAACCGTTGCCTGAACCACCAAAGCAACCAGAGTCGGTTTAA
- a CDS encoding CHC2 zinc finger domain-containing protein produces the protein MILALAEKHISLTKTGSNYVGACPICGGGKNKDAFTVNVAKDFVNCYSCGFNADPVRFLRQIEGKTCPEAHRELGITCERVECPVWDKCSRGRGERTDQPAAPDPAQQRPTGPVIHQADTPAEKWQQKAAALVEHAHQQLLTSSLQLDYLAGRGLPREAVEKYRLGYLPEDYYRQRSAWGLPEEISEKTNKPKKLWLPQGIVIPWADPAGSGAIHRIRIRKQNLRDAKDPRYHWLPGSGNDIICLNPTAKAHVIVESDLDGLLIDWLAGDLVATVPLGSCSTRPKATAFESLQQSRRILVALDFDKPQWNEQKQRMVAPGAEACGWWSKTFPDTWKRWPVPDGKDPGEAFQAGIDLHQWVRDGLPPALRVEIKAPVVTTREETVTKTVAPDAGNDHSASLYSASAQGEVQEQQQASVAVVKIGTHQLHITDDKPTWEKLGKQGKTAYSINELQRMLDTVGTAGEYADHAKELLLCIKDEFSDGGYIEKTVKLGK, from the coding sequence ATGATACTCGCTCTGGCAGAAAAGCATATTTCACTTACAAAAACTGGTTCCAACTATGTTGGAGCGTGCCCTATTTGTGGTGGAGGTAAAAACAAGGATGCATTCACTGTCAATGTGGCAAAAGATTTTGTTAATTGCTACTCCTGCGGATTCAACGCAGACCCTGTCCGTTTTCTGCGCCAGATAGAGGGTAAGACCTGCCCGGAAGCCCACCGAGAGCTTGGTATAACCTGTGAGCGGGTAGAATGCCCTGTCTGGGACAAATGCAGCCGTGGCCGTGGTGAGCGTACAGACCAACCAGCAGCTCCAGACCCTGCTCAACAGCGCCCCACTGGTCCCGTCATCCATCAGGCAGACACCCCGGCTGAAAAATGGCAACAAAAAGCAGCGGCACTGGTAGAACACGCTCACCAGCAGTTGTTAACCAGTAGCTTACAACTGGATTACCTTGCCGGTCGTGGCCTGCCCCGTGAAGCCGTAGAAAAATACCGCCTCGGGTACCTGCCAGAAGACTACTACCGTCAGCGCTCCGCCTGGGGTCTGCCTGAAGAGATCAGCGAAAAAACCAACAAGCCTAAAAAGCTCTGGCTACCACAAGGCATTGTCATCCCATGGGCAGATCCCGCAGGTAGCGGTGCAATCCACCGCATCCGCATCCGCAAGCAAAACCTGCGTGATGCAAAAGACCCCCGTTACCACTGGCTGCCCGGCAGCGGCAACGACATCATCTGCCTCAACCCGACCGCCAAGGCCCACGTAATAGTAGAGAGCGACCTTGACGGACTGCTCATTGATTGGTTGGCCGGTGACCTTGTCGCCACCGTACCGCTCGGGTCATGCAGCACTAGACCCAAGGCCACCGCCTTTGAATCGCTCCAGCAAAGCCGCCGGATATTGGTAGCACTGGATTTTGACAAGCCTCAATGGAACGAACAGAAACAGCGGATGGTTGCCCCTGGTGCAGAAGCCTGCGGCTGGTGGTCAAAAACCTTTCCAGACACCTGGAAGCGCTGGCCCGTACCAGACGGTAAAGACCCCGGTGAAGCATTCCAGGCTGGCATAGATCTGCACCAATGGGTACGTGACGGCCTACCACCAGCACTTCGGGTAGAGATAAAAGCGCCAGTTGTCACCACAAGGGAAGAAACTGTCACCAAAACCGTGGCGCCTGATGCTGGCAATGATCATTCTGCGTCGCTTTATAGTGCCTCGGCACAGGGAGAGGTGCAGGAACAGCAACAGGCCAGCGTGGCCGTAGTCAAAATCGGCACCCATCAACTGCACATCACCGATGACAAGCCAACATGGGAAAAGCTGGGGAAACAAGGCAAAACCGCCTACAGCATCAACGAGCTGCAGCGGATGCTTGATACTGTGGGTACCGCTGGTGAATATGCCGACCACGCCAAAGAACTGCTTCTGTGTATCAAGGATGAGTTTAGTGACGGCGGATACATAGAAAAAACGGTCAAACTGGGGAAATAA
- a CDS encoding DNA primase family protein, with protein MPDYTDLVNERIQQEAEFLPQPPEAGQTPEELTSAFVIECLANNELGDGTLYAQLHRDQVVFVKKSQEWLTFKGHYWEQDIYDLHLRKVKAVAGMYLDEATGLKAPIQRLGDQLRGVEKEIKTADSMIKSAGSALEKAIKANDGPGITTATQDKSRAEQLISELETQKAHLTVELAGLTGTRKKLISRVDKLNGVRGADSCVKWAHIIENPLAISGDELDQHPLLLPCANGVVDLETGELRPGKPSDWLSKGTPIEYHGFDTPAPEWETFLHSMFEEEVVDFQQELMGYCASGLTLEQFIAVHVGKGRNGKGVLFEMIEQALGPLYWTVQAELLLDNKTSRSSSGASPDILALRGRRLAAASETDQGRRISAARVKELTGSDTLNARLLYDKADTNFRPTHKLHLRTNEVPGGLTKDFALRERLIYLKYKYMFVDDPEQKALEDPNNAEFYRLKDRGLKERLQKELPGILAWLVRGFAKWQKRGKLIVPDSCIKDAEKLQQDEDLIGQFIAACCQAETPSHRENFKAIYDTFAWWFNETQDARASNCPSKKWFGKELDKRGFKRETAGGDAKVFGLGLIEHRQLPSGWSQE; from the coding sequence GTGCCTGATTATACTGATCTGGTGAACGAACGCATACAGCAGGAAGCCGAATTTCTTCCCCAGCCACCAGAAGCCGGGCAAACGCCGGAAGAGCTCACCAGCGCCTTTGTGATCGAATGCCTGGCCAACAATGAGCTTGGTGATGGCACGCTTTACGCTCAACTGCACCGTGATCAGGTCGTATTCGTTAAAAAATCACAGGAATGGTTAACTTTTAAGGGCCATTACTGGGAGCAAGACATCTATGATCTCCACCTGCGCAAGGTCAAAGCCGTTGCTGGGATGTACCTGGATGAAGCCACCGGCCTGAAAGCCCCTATCCAACGGCTGGGTGATCAACTACGTGGCGTTGAAAAAGAGATTAAAACGGCTGACAGCATGATCAAATCAGCTGGCAGCGCCCTTGAAAAAGCCATCAAAGCCAACGATGGACCCGGTATCACCACCGCCACGCAAGACAAATCACGGGCTGAACAGCTTATTTCAGAACTTGAAACCCAGAAAGCCCACCTCACCGTAGAACTTGCCGGGCTCACCGGAACCCGTAAGAAACTCATCAGCCGAGTTGATAAACTCAACGGCGTCCGTGGTGCAGACAGCTGTGTCAAATGGGCTCACATCATAGAAAACCCCCTGGCAATCTCCGGTGATGAACTCGATCAGCATCCCCTGCTGCTACCCTGCGCCAACGGAGTAGTAGACCTTGAAACCGGAGAACTCCGCCCTGGTAAACCATCTGACTGGCTCAGTAAAGGCACCCCCATAGAATACCATGGCTTCGACACCCCGGCACCAGAATGGGAAACCTTCCTACACTCCATGTTTGAAGAAGAAGTAGTCGATTTTCAGCAAGAACTCATGGGCTACTGCGCCTCCGGTCTCACCTTAGAGCAATTCATCGCCGTCCACGTCGGTAAAGGCCGCAACGGAAAAGGCGTACTCTTTGAAATGATCGAGCAAGCACTCGGTCCCCTCTACTGGACCGTCCAGGCAGAACTACTCCTTGACAACAAAACCAGCCGCAGCAGCTCCGGTGCATCTCCAGACATCCTTGCCCTGCGCGGTAGACGCCTCGCAGCAGCCAGTGAAACCGACCAAGGCCGCCGGATCAGCGCTGCCCGTGTCAAAGAACTCACCGGATCAGACACCCTTAACGCCCGTCTGCTCTACGACAAAGCCGACACCAACTTCCGGCCAACTCACAAGCTCCACCTGCGCACCAACGAAGTACCAGGAGGGCTCACCAAAGACTTCGCCCTGCGTGAGCGCCTGATCTACCTCAAATACAAGTACATGTTCGTCGATGATCCAGAACAGAAAGCCCTTGAAGATCCCAACAACGCCGAATTCTACCGGCTCAAGGATCGCGGCCTCAAAGAGCGCCTGCAGAAAGAACTGCCGGGTATACTGGCATGGCTGGTCAGAGGATTCGCCAAATGGCAGAAGCGCGGCAAGCTCATAGTCCCTGACAGCTGCATCAAAGACGCTGAAAAGCTCCAGCAGGATGAAGACCTGATAGGTCAATTCATAGCCGCCTGCTGCCAGGCAGAAACGCCAAGCCACCGCGAGAACTTCAAGGCCATCTACGACACCTTTGCCTGGTGGTTCAATGAAACACAAGATGCCAGGGCCTCAAACTGCCCCAGCAAAAAGTGGTTTGGCAAAGAACTCGACAAGCGCGGCTTCAAACGCGAAACAGCCGGTGGCGATGCCAAAGTATTCGGCCTGGGCCTCATCGAACACCGGCAACTACCGTCAGGATGGTCACAGGAATGA
- a CDS encoding phage regulatory CII family protein codes for METTLKDSLHETIHNSDVPMKRLSDQLGISYSYLANAGNPNLEEFNFQLKHLMPLINATGNYAVLDYLENACGRVAFVLPEAGKDHVEINQGLLDLFGRMGDLSYQMKGILADGRVDDHEYRRVEPLFFDLLRDLAGLMASTARAVKP; via the coding sequence ATGGAAACTACCCTTAAAGATTCTCTTCACGAAACGATTCACAACAGCGATGTGCCTATGAAGCGGCTGTCTGATCAGCTGGGCATTTCGTACAGCTATCTGGCTAATGCTGGGAATCCAAATTTGGAAGAGTTTAATTTCCAGCTAAAGCACCTGATGCCGTTGATTAACGCCACCGGTAACTATGCTGTTCTTGATTACCTTGAAAATGCATGTGGCCGCGTGGCGTTTGTTTTGCCGGAGGCTGGCAAGGATCATGTTGAGATTAACCAGGGGTTGCTAGATCTGTTTGGCAGGATGGGTGATCTGTCCTACCAGATGAAGGGAATTCTGGCTGATGGCCGGGTTGATGATCATGAGTACAGGCGGGTTGAACCGTTGTTTTTTGATCTGTTGCGTGATCTGGCGGGTTTGATGGCCAGTACAGCTAGGGCGGTGAAACCATGA
- a CDS encoding helix-turn-helix domain-containing protein, with protein sequence MTATKIFHKQLKTLMDERGTKKGVLAKAINVSPGLITQYLSGDSGVSPRTRKAICDYFMVNEEWLEYGTGDKELRFEVVQEIGPETKKPTNPVVQGIIGIVEAMTPEQQIQAFKALSELFTASHQTEKP encoded by the coding sequence ATGACAGCCACTAAAATATTTCATAAGCAGCTAAAAACATTGATGGATGAAAGAGGAACTAAAAAAGGAGTTCTTGCTAAAGCCATAAATGTTTCCCCAGGGCTAATAACTCAATATTTATCTGGAGATAGCGGAGTTTCACCACGCACAAGGAAAGCTATTTGTGATTATTTCATGGTTAATGAGGAATGGCTTGAGTACGGAACCGGTGATAAAGAGCTTAGATTTGAAGTTGTGCAGGAGATCGGTCCAGAAACAAAAAAGCCGACCAACCCTGTAGTACAAGGGATAATCGGCATTGTAGAGGCAATGACGCCAGAGCAACAAATTCAGGCATTCAAGGCCCTTTCAGAACTTTTTACCGCTTCACACCAGACAGAAAAACCATGA
- a CDS encoding tyrosine-type recombinase/integrase produces MSLERHPTLPNTWRARYYPNGRRKDPATGKASNDRETVYFEGDEASARAWYVTLLQSNPAKKAPPLAPTIDQAYTDFCVHYRNEVSERTYKDFLLTYERHLKNFFGSFRPAMLTPAIFDAYKNKRSLETYLPGKRGQKPDQDTPADKAKRKPVTRRTVQKEITYIQSMLKWMITNNKCLPLAFKINNYKASQTEAPAKIIPTRREMILLIRACRGERDRKYRHMLAVAYYSGLRRSELFNLDGSKIDLQTGYMRVKGKGDKTRTVPIVTRLKPYLRKAHKRGRLFSNPETGNVWDNLDKLLIRICKAVKMETISLHTFRHAFAVHALMRGTSLRTLQLVMGHSSIKTTEKYLHLVPADLTLDLDPLAKRTAPTRSRNK; encoded by the coding sequence GTGAGCCTTGAACGCCACCCCACACTACCAAACACATGGCGGGCCAGATACTACCCCAATGGCCGCCGCAAAGATCCGGCTACTGGAAAAGCCTCAAACGACCGCGAAACCGTCTACTTTGAAGGGGATGAAGCATCAGCACGGGCATGGTATGTCACCCTGCTGCAATCCAACCCGGCCAAAAAAGCGCCACCTCTGGCGCCAACTATAGACCAGGCATACACTGACTTCTGCGTACACTACCGCAATGAAGTATCAGAACGCACCTATAAGGACTTTCTGCTCACCTATGAGCGGCACCTGAAAAACTTCTTTGGCTCATTCCGTCCGGCCATGCTCACGCCGGCCATATTTGATGCCTACAAAAACAAGCGCAGCCTTGAAACCTATCTGCCAGGCAAGCGGGGCCAGAAACCGGATCAGGACACACCAGCAGACAAAGCAAAGCGCAAGCCGGTAACCAGGCGCACCGTGCAGAAAGAAATAACCTACATCCAATCAATGCTCAAATGGATGATCACCAACAACAAATGCCTGCCACTGGCGTTTAAAATTAACAACTACAAAGCCAGCCAGACAGAAGCTCCGGCCAAAATAATACCCACTAGACGGGAAATGATCCTGCTAATCAGGGCCTGCAGGGGAGAGCGCGACAGAAAATATCGGCACATGCTGGCAGTAGCCTACTACTCCGGCTTGAGGCGATCAGAACTGTTCAACCTGGACGGCTCAAAAATAGACCTGCAAACAGGCTACATGCGGGTAAAAGGGAAGGGCGATAAAACCAGAACTGTTCCGATTGTGACCAGACTAAAACCATACTTGCGTAAAGCCCACAAACGGGGCAGACTGTTCAGCAACCCTGAAACTGGCAACGTGTGGGACAATCTTGACAAACTGCTGATTAGGATCTGCAAGGCCGTTAAAATGGAAACCATATCCCTGCACACCTTCCGGCACGCCTTTGCCGTGCATGCCCTGATGAGAGGCACCTCACTGCGCACCCTGCAGCTGGTAATGGGGCATAGCAGCATCAAGACAACAGAGAAATACCTGCACTTGGTACCAGCAGATTTAACTCTTGATCTTGACCCATTGGCAAAACGCACTGCGCCAACCAGAAGCCGTAATAAGTAA
- a CDS encoding MBL fold metallo-hydrolase has product MSLLSDAIKRNLTRRTFLKGAGSLAALPFLASLGGGLLSGCSSNAGAAGSYNTKLVILGSSGGVGYWPGCNRASSCSALVVNGTIYLVDLGQGSTYRLNQAFNYTPLVDNNSNYISPASTTFLGSIKALFFTHLHQDHLADYANLLLIGAGSNLGTPTAGNNLEATKPLQVIGPCDRGQMDINNNPYLNPTDWDIYAYGGTVDQTPTPGTEAMTDLVFQAFAQAENDLMRDDAYPSYKSLVQVREIGTGLAAPGDNTCPATPPFQVYPAGGGADENGVSVYATLVDHRQVYPAFAYRFNTPDGSVVFSGDTGPNTTADRSLLWGDDRLAHGNLQTLALGADILVHEVIDTVWIEFKFPNDSPIKTHMQNAHTQVERVGQIAAWCGVKTLVLNHIVPGMAPIRNLLQAKQNFPGNLVISDDLMEIGVSSFGGVVLS; this is encoded by the coding sequence ATGAGCCTGTTGAGCGACGCAATCAAACGTAACCTCACTCGCAGGACCTTTCTGAAGGGAGCGGGCTCCCTGGCCGCTTTGCCCTTCCTGGCCAGTCTCGGTGGCGGCCTGCTGAGCGGCTGTTCCTCGAACGCCGGCGCTGCCGGATCATATAACACGAAGCTCGTGATACTGGGTTCATCAGGCGGCGTAGGATACTGGCCAGGATGCAACCGGGCGAGTTCCTGTTCCGCCCTGGTTGTCAACGGGACCATCTATCTCGTGGATCTGGGGCAAGGCTCCACGTACCGGCTGAACCAGGCGTTCAACTACACACCGCTGGTGGACAATAACAGCAACTATATTTCTCCTGCCTCTACAACCTTTCTCGGTAGCATAAAGGCCCTCTTTTTCACCCACCTTCACCAGGATCACCTGGCCGACTATGCAAACCTGCTCCTGATCGGAGCGGGCAGCAACCTCGGCACTCCTACGGCGGGCAACAACTTGGAGGCGACAAAGCCTCTCCAGGTAATCGGTCCGTGTGACCGGGGGCAGATGGACATCAACAACAACCCCTATCTCAACCCTACAGATTGGGATATCTATGCTTACGGGGGGACGGTCGACCAAACCCCCACACCTGGCACGGAAGCCATGACCGATCTTGTCTTTCAGGCCTTTGCACAGGCCGAAAATGACCTGATGCGTGACGACGCATACCCCAGCTACAAGAGCCTGGTGCAAGTCAGAGAGATAGGCACCGGACTCGCTGCTCCCGGAGACAACACCTGCCCGGCGACGCCCCCGTTCCAGGTATACCCTGCCGGAGGAGGGGCTGACGAGAACGGCGTCAGCGTGTATGCCACCCTCGTTGACCACCGCCAAGTGTACCCTGCCTTCGCATATCGGTTCAATACCCCCGACGGTTCGGTGGTCTTCTCGGGAGATACGGGACCGAACACGACCGCCGACCGGTCACTTCTCTGGGGGGACGACAGACTCGCCCACGGAAACCTGCAGACGCTTGCCCTGGGCGCAGATATCCTCGTGCACGAGGTTATTGATACAGTCTGGATCGAATTCAAGTTCCCGAATGACAGCCCGATCAAGACCCACATGCAGAACGCCCACACGCAGGTTGAACGTGTTGGGCAGATCGCGGCGTGGTGTGGTGTCAAGACTCTGGTTCTGAACCATATCGTGCCTGGCATGGCCCCGATACGGAACCTGCTGCAGGCGAAACAGAACTTCCCGGGAAACCTGGTCATCAGCGATGACCTCATGGAGATAGGGGTAAGTTCCTTTGGCGGCGTTGTGCTGAGTTAG